TCTGTTGTTATTGTACCTTATTTACCAGGGAAGCTAAATTTCACATTCTCATCACAAGCTACCAGCTGTTAGTCGCTGATGAGAAGTATTTCCGGCGTGTGAAATGGCAGTATATGGTTTTAGATGAAGCTCAAGCAATTAAAAGTGCCAACAGGTTTGCATTATTATCTTTTTCTGGGGCGCATAAGTGAATGTCATTAATTATTAGTCGCTCATTGTTCCTACCAGATATTTAAACAAAACTGttattagttattttaataGGTGCATTTTTTTAGTATCTAGctgtgtataatttttttatatattttgttaattgtGTCATTGATGAAATATTTATCCAACAGTATaagatggaagacactcctcAGCTTTAACTGTCGGAATCGCCTACTGCTGACTGGTACACCCGTTCAGAATAATATGGCTGAGTTATGGGCTCTTCTTCACTTCATTATGCCAACTTTATTTGACAGCCACGAGCAGTTTAATGAGTGGTTTTCAAAAGGGTATGTATTCCTAATTTTTGTCCTTGGATAATTTTGCTAATTTAACTACAGTCTGActatcttttattatttatgacATTATAGAATTGAGAACCATGCAGAACATGGGGGTACTTTGAATGAGCACCAACTTAATCGATTGGTAAGTGTATTTCCTGTATGATAGTAAAAATAAAGATATGGTAAGGATGTTTTGTTGCATTacattaatttcttttaatcaGAAATTGATTGGGCATATAAAACCTGCGTTGTGGAATGAGAGGTGATAGAAACTGGTATCTTACTATCTTATTACAAAATAATAGGGAAATAAAGCAGAACTTCGAGGGTCTGCAACCTCCAAATACCCAAAACCCCTAATTCTCTCAATTGACAAGATTCTCCTCATTCCGAATCCTTTTTCTCAGCTATAGGCAACATGCCTTATTTCTCCTAAGTCCCTGATTGACTCCAATCGACTAACTAGCTAACTGAGGTTTTTTATAGGGGCTGGCTTTGGGTTATACGTTTGGGAAGTTGTTGGTGCCGTTCCTTGTCTTATTGCCTTTGTTGgatgtcaattttttaaaattttctgtTACAGACCCAGAGAAAAGAAATCAGAAATTAATAGAAAGAATCAAAAGATGTCAAAAGATTTCTCATTTCACACAGATTATTGAATTGCCATAACAATTCCCTCCTTCCTGATTTTCCCTATTTATAACCCCTTTCCAACTATCCTACTAAGGGGCTGATTGGGAAAGCCGAGTGGAGTGCAGCGTCCAAGATGTTGGCTCAGGGGCGCTACTACGATAGGGACATGGTATTATGGGGTACCCATGTCCCACAGCGGGTAGTGTGGGATGCTTAGTGGGGTATTTAAGTGTGTTGCTTCTTGTTCTTCCCCCTTGAATTGATAACTAGCTTTTTAAGGGTGGGTTCCCCAACTGCTTGGATACTTATCAGAATGATTGGGTATCTCTCTTCATTAGCTACAAAAGATTTCTCATTTCACACAGATTGTTGAATTTACATAATGATTCCCTCCATCCTAATTTTCCCTATTTATAACCCCTTCTAACTAATCAAACAAATATAACGCCTCTTTATTTTCCTAACATATTCACAATGTATAAATATGCATATGggtttgtgtttgtgttaaaCAAAGATATGAAAATTTAGATTACAATAGAATGTCTTGTATGGCgactttcatttttattttaaatttttgatatATATTCAGTTGCTCTTCTTTTAACAGCATTCAATTATAAAACCTTTCATGCTGCGGCGTGTTAAAAAAGATGTAATTTCTGAGCTGACTAGCAAAACTGAAATTACCGTGCACTGCAAGTTAAGTTCTCGGCAGCAAGCTTTCTATCAAGCAATTAAGAACAAGATATCTCTTGCTGAATTGTTTGATAGTAATCGTGGACAGCTCAATGAGAAGAAAATCCTGAATTTAATGAACATTGTTATTCAACTGAGGAAGGTAGACAATCCATATTATTCATCCtttattttctctgtttttaGTTTTAGAAGtttaaatttgtattaattGGTCCCAGTTGAAATAAGTATTGTTATTGTGTTTAAACTTTTAattgtgtgatttgtttttcCCAACCATGATCACTCATAATAAATGTTGCTTTTTGGATATGTTAGGTTTGCAACCATCCAGAGTTGTTTGAAAGGAGTGAGGGAAGCACATACCTTTACTTTGGAGAGATTCCAAATTCCCTTCCTCCTCCTCCATTTGGGGAGTTAGAGGATGTATATTATTCTGGTGGCCATAACCCCATCTCATATGAGGTACTTCTAGATTTTTACTCACTGTATAAAAAACATATCAATTTATTGTTCTCTCTTCAATGTCCCATGTTTTTCATTCCATTTTCTGAGCAAAATCAGTATGTTGCATCACAttgtatttcaattttcatgtcATTTTTGTTAAAAGCCCCACATTTGATGGGATAAGTGTGGACAATTATCATCCCttaagctagcttttggggttgatTTAAGCCTAGCCCAATTTAAGATGGTATCTAACTCGATTTTAGATCTGTTATTGGGTCACTCACATTTATCCGTGCTCCTAGGGTCTAATCCAGGCGTGAGGGAATGTATTGAGAATTTGAGATCCATCACCCGACCCGCATGTTTATGCACTTTAGAGTCCAATCCTGCGATTGTGGGGGTAAGTTAAGACTTAAGATCCCACATCGACTAGAGATATGGAAAAATTCATCCCAATAATACGTGGTATTCCTCACCCCTTGAGCTAGCTTTGGGGTTGATACAATAAAACTAATAGTAATAACCCTAATTAAATAacgaaactatttttttttttttgataaataacgAAACGATGAAATTAGGAAATAGGGTCTAATATTTCTTCTATAATTAGACAACTAACTAATTCAACAACATACTCCAAAAATCTTTTTTGGATATTTTGAGATACATCATGCATATGTGGAGGATAATAGAAGCTGTATCAATGCTTTCACGTTAAACTTTAAACTATTCTGGCTAATGTATGTGACAATTTATAACATGTCGGACTCATAATGGCTTATCCTCTATGCACATCTGATCATAGTCTTAAATAGATTGTTATTTTACCCTATAATTCATTATGTCGGCAATGTCTCCTTATTGTTGTCCCATTTTTTCAGATACCAAAACTTGTGTATCAAGAAATTATGCGGAGTTCTGAAACTCTCGGTTCAGCTGTTGGTCATGGTATCTGCAGAGAATCTTTTCAgaagtattttaatatttttagacCAGAAAATGTTTATCAATCTGTCTTTTCAGAAGACATGCATGTTAAAAGTGGAACCTTTGGATTTACTCATTTGATGGATTTATCTCCACAAGAGGTGACATTTCTTGTTACTGGTTCTTTTATGGAGAGACTATTATTTTCTATGATGAGGTGGGAACAAAAATTCATTAATGAAGTTGTAGAATTTCTTACGGAGACCATAGATGATGATTTGGAATGTAATTACCTTGAAAAAGACAAAGTGAGAACTGTCACACGTATGTTATTGGTGCCGTCCAGATCTGAGACCAAGTTTCTACAGAACAGATTGCCAACTGGACCCAGCCATTCTCCTTTTGAGGCCTTAGTTGTCCCACATCAGGAGAGAATTTTATCAAATGCAAGGCTTCTTCACTCAGCTTACACATATATCCCACAAAGTAGAGCACCCCCAGTATGTtttgtttcttcattttctAGTCTTCTGataatttttccaaaataagTGCCTTCTATTAGCAAAATGATATTAACTACCAACCATGTTTCTTTTTCCCTTAGATTGGTGCTCACTGCTCTGATAGGAACTTCTACTATAAGATGACTGAGGAACTACATGATCCATGGGTTAAGAGGTTGTTTGTGGGGTTTGCACGTACGTCTGATTGTAATGGGCCTAGAAAGCCAGATGGTTCTCATCATTTAATTCAAGAGATTGATTCTGAACAACCTGTTTGTAAACCTGCTCTTCAGTTAACGCACAGTATTTTTGGGTCTTCTCCACCTATGCAAAATTTTGATCCAGCAAAATTGCTTACCGTAAGTATTCTTTTACCTCCTTTATTGTTTCTCGAGGAGTACCCCCTTCATCTCTTGACTTTTGTGTCAAATGGATCTtctaatttaaataattttgatatagGACTCTGGGAAGCTTCAAACActtgatatattattgaaacGTTTACGAGCAGGAAATCATCGTGTTCTCTTGTTTGCTCAGATGACCAAGATGCTGAATATTTTGGAGGTATTTTAAACTTTTCACTGTTAAACCTTTTGATATTGCCATTTAgagtttattcattttattcatttttatggGCTTTTTTCTTATGCTGACCGGTGATTTAATCCTTCTTACAGGACTATATGAACTAtagaaaatataagtattttaGACTTGATGGATCAACATCTATTCAGGACCGCAGAGACATGGTCAGAGACTTTCAGCATAGGTAATgtatattttgtaatttttccatACTGTACTCTAGTTAGACTAGGCCTCGTTTGACCCTACTTATTTtccactttttttcttctccttaaaagtagtaaataagtaaaaaattatgtttgacccaacttcttattttttacttcttcactttatttctctaattctttTAAGAAGAAATAGGGCcaaatacaattttctacttctctatttcttttaaggagaagtagaaaagtagaaaataagtagggtcAAACGGGGCCTAACAATACTTATTTCATTATGTAGCTTTATGtaacttttttattaatttgttgtAGGCCTGATGTTTTCGTGTTCTTACTGAGTACAAGAGCTGGTGGATTGGGTATTAACTTGACAGCTGCTGACACGGTCATATTTTATGAGAGTGATTGGAATCCAACTTTGGATCTACAGGCAATGGATAGAGCTCATCGTTTGGGTCAGACAAAAGATGTTAGTTCCATTTCTTCCTCTCCCTTCCTCCTCATGTGCACATATAAGTTGATTATTCTATTGATGCGATGTTTCTTAGTTTTTGGGATCTCAACAATTGATCCCTgaatttttcctttctttcacATTTTTGCTTGCACAGACACCAAAGCTATTCCTTTTGTGTTTGTTCTTAATTTAAAACAACTAACTAACATTAGATGTATTTTCAAATTTGTAGGTTACTGTCTACCGACTTATATGTAAAGAGACAGTCGAAGAGAAGATTCTTCTCAGAGCTAGTCAGAAAAGTACTGTACAGAACCTTGTCATGACTGGTGGTTCTGTTGGAGGTGATCTTTTAGCTCCTGAGGATGTGGTATCTTTGCTTCTGGATGATGTTCAGTTACAGcagaaatttcaaaatataactGTCCAGGTTGGTTGTGAAATCTAGTCTCTAGAATTCATTATTTTACATTATGCAGTTGAATATCCTTCTCATCAACTGAATAAACAAGGATTAAAATAAGTTCCAGAAAGCCTAAAACCTTGAGTTTTTTATTCCGGATTATATTTGACCTCACTTATCCTTCCAGGTAAGGGAtaagcaaaagaaaaaacagcCTATGAAGGGTATTTTGGTAAATGAAGATGGTGATGCTTCTCTGGAAGATATATCAAATCCTGTAGCTCTGGGTGCAACAGATGATCTTGCCGTGGACCCAGAGGGATCAAAGTCCAGTAATAAAAAGGTATCATTGTGCTTCTAAACTTATTCATTTTGAAAAtgctttcaattattttttttactgacTCATTTCATTCGGTTGCATTCTAAAATCTCTTAAGTTTTcttggaagtttttttttttttctttaatcatTTTCTGTTGCTCTAGTTGAGTAATTATCATTTATTTCAAGCTGTTGTAAATTGAGTAAGGGTAGTTCAGAAAAATGAAACTCATGGCTTACGTTTCTTAATCTTTATGCCTTTCACCAAAACATTGTACTATATCTTGAGTTGGACTGGAGGGAATAAAAAGGTTTCATTGTGCTTCTAAACTTATTCATTTTGAAAAtgctttcaattatttttttttactgactCATTTCATTCGGTTGCATTCAAAAATCTCTTAAGTTTTCttggaagtttttttttcctttaatcaTTTTCTGTTGCTCTAGTTGAGTAATTATCATTTATTTCAAGCTGTTGTAAATTGAGTAAGGGTAGTTTAGAAAAATGAAACTCATATGGCTTAAGTTTCTTAATCTTTATGCCTTTCACCAAAACATTGTACTATATCTTGAGTTGGACTGGAGGGAATAAAATGACAAGACTTCAGAAGATTTTGAATGCCCGAGTATTCTTTCTTGATATTCTGTAGGCCTAGAAAATATATTGTCTTGTTCTGCGGATACTGGATAAGCTGTATTGTTTCAAGGAGGTATATTCAA
This genomic interval from Trifolium pratense cultivar HEN17-A07 linkage group LG6, ARS_RC_1.1, whole genome shotgun sequence contains the following:
- the LOC123892518 gene encoding chromatin-remodeling ATPase INO80-like isoform X2, which gives rise to MMEERYRSMLGDHIKKYKRRFKGASSNTGSNPVAVPFVKSNNGLKPPKLGNERRRGLRDEETISEWINNSNAQKPGNFLDTDFIQQRRTDRVMYEPASMYIGDGIAYKIPPIYDKLAATVNLPSLSDIHIEDFYLKGTLDLGSLAEMMASDKRSENRNRAGMGETISQYESLQARLKDTPASNSTHKFSLKISDADLNSSIPEGAAGSIKRYILSEGGILQVYYVKVLEKGDTYEIIERSLPKKQKIMKDPALIEKEEMEKLGRIWVNIVRRDIPRHHRNFTTFHRKQLVDAKRASENCQREVKMKVSRSLKWTRTASIRTRKLARDMLLFWKRIDKEMLEVRRREEKEAAEALRREQELREAKRQQQRLNFLIQQTELYSHFMQNKSISSEALSMADESTNDENALINSLADGSNGEEDPEEVELKKEALKAAQEAVSKQKMLTSAFDTECLRLRQAGESDSLQPEVSGASNIDLKTPSTMPVASTVRTPELFNGILKDYQLKGLQWLVNCYEQGLNGILADEMGLGKTIQAMVFLAHLAEEKNIWGPFLIVAPASVLNNWNEELERFCPELKILPYWGGLSERTVLRKSMNPKDLYRREAKFHILITSYQLLVADEKYFRRVKWQYMVLDEAQAIKSANSIRWKTLLSFNCRNRLLLTGTPVQNNMAELWALLHFIMPTLFDSHEQFNEWFSKGIENHAEHGGTLNEHQLNRLHSIIKPFMLRRVKKDVISELTSKTEITVHCKLSSRQQAFYQAIKNKISLAELFDSNRGQLNEKKILNLMNIVIQLRKVCNHPELFERSEGSTYLYFGEIPNSLPPPPFGELEDVYYSGGHNPISYEIPKLVYQEIMRSSETLGSAVGHGICRESFQKYFNIFRPENVYQSVFSEDMHVKSGTFGFTHLMDLSPQEVTFLVTGSFMERLLFSMMRWEQKFINEVVEFLTETIDDDLECNYLEKDKVRTVTRMLLVPSRSETKFLQNRLPTGPSHSPFEALVVPHQERILSNARLLHSAYTYIPQSRAPPIGAHCSDRNFYYKMTEELHDPWVKRLFVGFARTSDCNGPRKPDGSHHLIQEIDSEQPVCKPALQLTHSIFGSSPPMQNFDPAKLLTDSGKLQTLDILLKRLRAGNHRVLLFAQMTKMLNILEDYMNYRKYKYFRLDGSTSIQDRRDMVRDFQHRPDVFVFLLSTRAGGLGINLTAADTVIFYESDWNPTLDLQAMDRAHRLGQTKDVTVYRLICKETVEEKILLRASQKSTVQNLVMTGGSVGGDLLAPEDVVSLLLDDVQLQQKFQNITVQVRDKQKKKQPMKGILVNEDGDASLEDISNPVALGATDDLAVDPEGSKSSNKKRKATSDKKILRPKNSQKTSEFDAPPLDNELDDVHLNTDPVVQKPKRPKRIKKNVNEMYEDTLPGTATTVAPEQTQFQPPHDEGSKIESGQDT